A single region of the Armatimonadota bacterium genome encodes:
- the nadA gene encoding quinolinate synthase A, with translation MVQAPLPPEYSQISDEETHERIRRAKQSLGERVVILGHHYQRDEIIQHADYRGDSYKLARDATRHPEAEFIVFCGVHFMAETADILTPDYQKVILPNMSAGCSMADMANIYQVRACWRELTSLFPAESITPVTYMNSAANLKAFCGEREGIVCTSSNARAILTWAFGRAERVLFFPDQHLGRNTGIQMGIDPDTEMVVWNPDLPLGGHTEEALRRAKLILWKGHCSVHMRFTVAQIEAARKMYPGIKVVVHPECRREVVEAADCNGSTEYIVKVIRESPPGSKWAVGTEINLVHRLAAEHPDQFIMCLDPIVCPCSTMYRIHPSYLCWAMENLARGNVVNQVKVPENIAHWARVALDRMIEVTESAKRTEAAVAAAAR, from the coding sequence ATGGTTCAGGCTCCATTGCCACCGGAGTATTCCCAGATTTCCGATGAGGAAACGCATGAGCGGATTCGCCGGGCGAAACAGTCGCTGGGCGAGCGCGTGGTGATTTTGGGTCACCATTACCAGCGCGACGAGATTATCCAGCACGCCGACTACCGCGGCGACAGTTACAAGCTCGCTCGCGATGCCACCAGACACCCTGAAGCGGAGTTCATCGTGTTCTGCGGCGTGCACTTCATGGCGGAAACCGCCGACATCCTCACCCCCGACTACCAGAAGGTGATTCTGCCCAACATGTCCGCGGGCTGTTCGATGGCGGACATGGCGAACATCTATCAGGTGCGCGCCTGCTGGCGCGAACTGACCAGCCTGTTTCCAGCAGAGAGCATCACGCCCGTGACCTACATGAACTCCGCCGCCAACCTCAAAGCCTTCTGCGGAGAGCGCGAGGGCATCGTGTGCACCTCCTCCAACGCCAGAGCCATCCTCACCTGGGCGTTCGGGCGGGCGGAGCGCGTGCTCTTCTTCCCCGACCAGCACCTGGGGCGCAATACAGGTATCCAGATGGGCATAGACCCCGACACCGAGATGGTAGTGTGGAATCCCGACCTGCCGCTGGGCGGTCATACGGAAGAGGCATTGCGCCGCGCGAAGCTCATCCTGTGGAAAGGGCACTGTTCGGTGCACATGCGCTTCACCGTCGCGCAGATCGAAGCCGCACGCAAGATGTATCCGGGCATCAAGGTGGTGGTGCACCCTGAGTGCCGGCGCGAGGTGGTAGAGGCGGCGGACTGCAACGGCTCCACCGAATATATCGTGAAGGTGATTCGCGAATCGCCACCGGGCAGCAAGTGGGCGGTAGGCACGGAGATTAATCTGGTGCACCGTCTCGCCGCGGAGCATCCCGACCAGTTCATCATGTGCCTGGACCCCATCGTGTGCCCCTGCTCCACGATGTATCGCATCCATCCCTCCTACCTGTGCTGGGCGATGGAGAACCTGGCGCGGGGCAACGTGGTCAACCAGGTGAAAGTGCCTGAGAACATCGCGCACTGGGCGCGTGTCGCGTTAGACCGCATGATCGAGGTCACCGAATCCGCAAAGCGCACCGAAGCGGCGGTAGCCGCGGCTGCCCGATGA
- a CDS encoding teicoplanin resistance protein VanZ, protein MGRATRFLWYVGPMIAWMAVIFAMSTELGSAAHTAGLLYKLLQRFFPAWLAQATPEELFELHYWVRKGAHFTEYLILTLLAYRAFRYGEAWRHWRALGFSGSFSILYAFTDEFHQVFVSSRGPSLRDVGIDALGAMTGFVLLAMLYAWQSMREAMHAAPVRTTTRVTD, encoded by the coding sequence GTGGGCAGAGCGACACGTTTCCTGTGGTATGTGGGACCGATGATAGCGTGGATGGCGGTGATTTTCGCCATGTCCACGGAACTGGGCTCGGCAGCCCATACGGCGGGGTTGTTGTATAAGTTACTGCAGCGCTTTTTCCCTGCCTGGCTGGCTCAAGCGACGCCAGAGGAGCTGTTCGAGCTGCACTACTGGGTGCGCAAAGGGGCGCACTTTACCGAGTATCTCATTCTCACCCTGCTGGCTTATCGTGCTTTTCGCTATGGTGAAGCATGGCGTCACTGGCGTGCGCTGGGCTTTTCGGGCAGTTTCAGCATCCTGTACGCATTCACCGATGAGTTCCATCAGGTGTTCGTTTCCTCACGCGGACCGTCTTTGCGCGATGTAGGCATCGATGCGTTGGGAGCGATGACGGGGTTTGTTCTGTTAGCCATGCTCTATGCCTGGCAGAGCATGCGTGAGGCAATGCACGCCGCACCAGTCAGGACGACTACTCGCGTGACCGACTGA
- a CDS encoding polysaccharide biosynthesis protein has translation MLRSLVKDSAVYAVGVIATQLVGFIMIPIYTRVLTPADYGVIETIVRLVDVINLLLAMGLAEALLRHYYLAKDEKERRRLIATTFSFNLMIIVVGCALTLPLAPQLAHLAFGHGRYATYVAVWLVAMLLQNLAELPLTLWRAEGKPWRFTGISLCRLLTQVTANIIFVVLLRWGVWGVAMSNLINAAAWSTLLGIAVRRKYGILIDTSWLRPVLRYGLPLVPATLSQFILHYSDRFFLARYATESELGLYSLAYRFGMLVSISMRVVTTAWYPWVFSTAKSDQDMISIRRATSLVLVVLAMIAGTLILCTEIVLRWMSAPRFWQASQYVSLIAIGCWFFAAHIPWSVGARLVNKTEVVAKAHLWTAGASLLGYAWFIPRYGAWGAAVMTLLSFLCLSLTCLIWSEKTMPVRQDVHAISFALLLMVASACGDAVLRARGDVGTGIRLIAAAGIFAAALAYVNYRLSERAVEKLWKRLWHRIRLRQDRHPGDHENTLP, from the coding sequence ATGCTCAGGTCCCTGGTCAAAGACTCCGCCGTCTATGCGGTCGGAGTGATTGCCACCCAGCTGGTGGGATTCATCATGATACCGATATACACGCGGGTACTCACGCCCGCGGATTACGGTGTCATTGAAACCATTGTCCGCCTCGTGGATGTGATCAATCTTCTCCTGGCGATGGGGCTGGCAGAAGCACTGCTACGCCATTACTACCTGGCGAAGGACGAGAAAGAACGCCGCCGCCTGATTGCTACCACCTTTTCATTCAACCTGATGATTATCGTGGTGGGCTGCGCGTTGACTCTGCCTCTGGCTCCCCAGCTCGCACACCTCGCCTTTGGACACGGACGGTACGCCACCTACGTGGCTGTCTGGCTGGTCGCTATGTTGCTCCAGAACCTGGCAGAGTTACCTCTGACCCTGTGGCGTGCCGAAGGGAAACCGTGGCGTTTTACAGGCATCTCCCTGTGCAGACTACTGACTCAGGTTACCGCCAACATCATCTTTGTGGTGCTGCTGCGCTGGGGAGTATGGGGCGTCGCGATGAGCAATCTCATCAATGCAGCAGCCTGGTCTACTCTGCTGGGCATCGCTGTGCGCAGAAAATACGGAATCCTGATAGACACCTCGTGGTTGCGGCCGGTACTGCGATATGGTCTGCCGCTGGTTCCGGCTACACTCTCACAATTTATCCTGCACTACAGTGACCGCTTCTTTCTCGCTCGCTACGCCACTGAAAGTGAACTGGGTTTGTACTCGCTAGCGTATCGGTTCGGGATGCTGGTCAGCATCTCTATGCGCGTGGTCACAACGGCATGGTATCCCTGGGTATTCTCCACAGCAAAGAGCGATCAGGACATGATTTCCATCCGGCGCGCGACGTCATTGGTGCTCGTCGTGCTCGCTATGATCGCCGGAACGCTGATCCTGTGCACGGAAATCGTGCTGCGGTGGATGTCCGCTCCCCGTTTCTGGCAGGCAAGCCAGTATGTTTCACTCATCGCCATCGGATGCTGGTTCTTCGCTGCCCACATCCCGTGGAGCGTCGGTGCACGCCTGGTCAACAAGACCGAAGTGGTAGCAAAGGCACATCTTTGGACTGCAGGGGCAAGCCTGCTGGGCTATGCATGGTTCATCCCCCGTTACGGAGCATGGGGAGCCGCTGTGATGACCCTTCTGTCCTTCCTGTGCCTGTCTCTCACCTGTCTTATCTGGTCCGAGAAGACTATGCCTGTTCGGCAGGATGTGCACGCCATCTCTTTCGCTCTGTTGCTGATGGTCGCTTCCGCTTGCGGAGACGCTGTACTGCGTGCGCGAGGCGATGTGGGCACAGGCATCAGACTGATTGCGGCAGCGGGAATCTTCGCAGCAGCTCTCGCCTACGTCAACTACCGACTGAGCGAGCGAGCCGTCGAGAAGCTGTGGAAGCGCCTTTGGCATCGGATTCGCCTCCGCCAAGACCGTCATCCTGGTGACCACGAGAACACTCTGCCATGA
- the epsH gene encoding exosortase A, with product MEVEVVDRQQAASSVDRRQMVLLFASVVLFVAFFAPSFAFLVDRWSHSDEFSHGFLVPLVSLFLLWQKREVIRRTPVRVCSWGLLVLALGLLMQVASEWASVTFLKALAVPVALGGLAWYLVGTHMMRVVLFPYLFLYFAVPWPDFAIELLSVPLQHFSAAASAMLLGLAGVPIERDGVHMWTPRFDVEVAVPCSGIRSMVAILGIAALVGYLTQGKLWAKGVVFLSGIPITMLANVLRIAAIVVMGHYISQEFAMTFFHDYSSPFLFFISALSLLGVKKLLEKVQ from the coding sequence ATGGAAGTAGAGGTGGTAGACCGACAGCAGGCGGCGTCTTCGGTAGACCGTCGTCAGATGGTGTTGCTTTTTGCCTCGGTCGTTCTTTTTGTTGCTTTTTTTGCACCGAGTTTTGCTTTCCTGGTGGATCGGTGGTCCCATAGCGACGAGTTCTCGCACGGGTTTTTGGTACCGCTCGTCAGCCTGTTTCTACTCTGGCAAAAGCGGGAGGTGATTCGCCGTACGCCTGTGCGGGTATGCTCTTGGGGGCTGCTGGTGCTGGCGCTGGGGTTGCTGATGCAGGTCGCCAGCGAGTGGGCGTCGGTCACTTTTCTGAAGGCGCTGGCAGTTCCGGTGGCGCTAGGAGGGTTGGCGTGGTATCTGGTCGGTACGCACATGATGCGGGTGGTGCTCTTTCCGTATCTCTTCCTCTATTTCGCGGTGCCGTGGCCCGATTTCGCCATCGAACTGCTCAGCGTACCGTTGCAACACTTCAGCGCGGCAGCTTCCGCAATGCTGCTTGGGCTGGCTGGCGTACCTATCGAGCGAGATGGAGTGCACATGTGGACACCCCGTTTTGATGTAGAGGTGGCTGTGCCATGCAGTGGCATCCGCTCGATGGTGGCGATTCTGGGCATTGCTGCGCTGGTGGGCTACCTGACGCAAGGCAAGCTGTGGGCGAAAGGAGTGGTGTTCCTTTCGGGCATTCCGATTACCATGCTGGCGAACGTGTTACGCATTGCGGCCATCGTGGTGATGGGGCATTATATAAGCCAGGAGTTCGCGATGACCTTTTTCCATGACTACTCCTCACCGTTTCTGTTTTTTATCTCGGCGTTAAGCCTTTTAGGCGTCAAAAAACTGCTGGAGAAGGTACAATGA
- a CDS encoding hypothetical protein (possible pseudo, frameshifted): MVTIAGKHCETDILIRNVAIAQPEPGDILAVPSTGAYNYAMSSNYNRFPRPAMVLVNEGRAEIIVERETLDDLLAHDRVPERLYAEQPSPVG, translated from the coding sequence GTGGTAACTATCGCAGGCAAACACTGCGAGACCGATATTCTCATCCGCAACGTCGCCATTGCCCAGCCGGAGCCGGGCGACATTCTGGCGGTGCCCTCCACGGGTGCGTACAACTACGCGATGAGCAGTAACTACAACCGCTTCCCCCGCCCGGCGATGGTGCTGGTGAACGAAGGGCGTGCCGAAATCATCGTGGAACGCGAGACGCTGGACGACCTGCTGGCGCACGACCGTGTGCCTGAGCGGCTGTATGCCGAGCAGCCGTCGCCAGTTGGCTAA
- a CDS encoding hypothetical protein (possible pseudo, frameshifted) has product MLLLGTQRINERGHLEIGGCDTVELARRFGTPLYVLDEATFRQNMRDYRRAFEKRYPRNEIAYAGKALLCMAVARIVAQEGYDLDVASAGELYTALRAGFPPHKAGLSRQ; this is encoded by the coding sequence ATGTTGCTGTTAGGTACACAACGGATTAACGAGCGAGGACATCTGGAAATTGGTGGATGTGACACGGTAGAGCTGGCAAGGCGGTTCGGAACACCACTGTACGTGCTGGACGAAGCCACTTTCCGGCAAAACATGCGCGACTACCGACGCGCCTTCGAGAAACGTTACCCCCGCAATGAAATCGCCTACGCGGGCAAGGCGTTGCTCTGCATGGCGGTAGCACGCATCGTGGCACAGGAAGGCTACGACCTGGACGTGGCATCCGCGGGAGAGTTGTACACTGCACTCCGGGCAGGTTTCCCGCCGCACAAAGCTGGTCTTTCACGGCAATAA
- a CDS encoding peptidase M61, giving the protein MRRWFYTVTGVLLWYTVAAAWASVSKVSILVQLEDPAQQAFTMEYTLQGVDSSTLTVAIPTWTPGWYQTMPYSEGIRDMRAENERGEPLPIEPVNPSSWRIRTGGAQAVRLRYRVLAREEGMGFFGVAMGPHHAYINGAAAFLYEMDSKKAPHEVQFRLPVGWQVATAMDFVAQNERRPFGDVRDTFVAPNYDELIDSPIQMGQFEVREFRARGVPMRVVFASETGNILCNMDRVATDFQRIANVGIDLFGSAPFKRYLFIVHLSGRGFGGGLEHLGSTVLNVPDRRDLNINALAAHEYFHAWNVKSIRPKVLGPFDYTQPVRTRALWWCEGVTDYYATVLLLRAGLIGDRDFWQEMEREILTLENNPARERVTLEEASWNVWEGNGMGYGGLSYYNKGKVVGFLLDVYIRGVSGNRKSLDDVMRFLLERYAYPKPGFEEDGILQAIQRVVSQDVSALYRRMVASTEPLPYDEILKYIGYRLERQSTSTTYFGATSVVDEIGRVIVQAVESQSPAFLMGLRAGDIVMEIDEQPAEQRIEDVVSRKKLGDPIKIAVWRSGRLVVMEGKIGGERRYSIRLVPDQTVDEAVLRVREGLLRGTTRVSAQAR; this is encoded by the coding sequence ATGCGACGATGGTTCTATACGGTGACAGGCGTTTTGCTGTGGTATACCGTTGCTGCCGCCTGGGCATCGGTTTCGAAGGTGAGCATCCTGGTGCAGCTGGAAGACCCCGCTCAGCAAGCCTTCACGATGGAATACACCCTTCAAGGCGTCGACTCCAGCACGCTGACCGTAGCGATACCGACGTGGACGCCCGGCTGGTATCAAACGATGCCGTACAGCGAGGGTATCCGCGATATGCGGGCGGAGAATGAAAGGGGCGAGCCTTTACCGATAGAACCGGTGAACCCTTCTAGCTGGCGTATCCGCACCGGTGGTGCGCAAGCAGTGCGTCTGCGTTATCGCGTGCTGGCGCGTGAGGAGGGGATGGGTTTCTTCGGTGTCGCGATGGGACCTCACCATGCCTACATCAACGGTGCTGCCGCTTTTCTCTACGAGATGGATTCGAAGAAAGCGCCGCACGAGGTGCAATTCCGGCTACCTGTGGGCTGGCAAGTGGCGACCGCGATGGATTTTGTCGCCCAGAACGAGCGGAGACCGTTCGGAGACGTGCGGGACACTTTTGTCGCCCCGAACTACGATGAACTGATTGACAGCCCTATTCAGATGGGGCAGTTTGAGGTGCGGGAGTTCCGCGCGCGTGGTGTGCCGATGCGGGTGGTGTTTGCTTCGGAGACGGGTAATATCCTTTGCAATATGGACAGGGTGGCAACCGACTTCCAGCGTATCGCCAACGTGGGCATCGACCTGTTTGGCAGCGCACCGTTCAAACGTTACCTGTTTATCGTCCACTTGAGCGGCAGAGGGTTTGGGGGAGGGCTGGAACATCTCGGTTCCACCGTGCTAAATGTTCCAGACCGTCGTGACCTGAATATCAATGCGCTGGCGGCGCACGAGTACTTCCATGCATGGAACGTCAAGAGCATTCGCCCGAAGGTGCTGGGACCTTTTGACTATACGCAGCCGGTGCGCACCCGCGCGCTCTGGTGGTGCGAAGGGGTGACCGATTACTATGCCACCGTGCTGCTGCTACGCGCGGGGCTTATTGGCGATCGCGATTTCTGGCAAGAGATGGAGAGGGAAATTCTCACTCTGGAGAACAACCCTGCTCGGGAGCGGGTTACGCTGGAAGAAGCGAGCTGGAACGTGTGGGAAGGCAACGGCATGGGCTACGGCGGCTTGAGTTACTACAACAAGGGTAAAGTGGTGGGATTCTTGCTGGACGTCTACATTCGCGGGGTCAGTGGTAACCGCAAAAGCCTGGACGATGTGATGCGCTTCTTGCTGGAGCGCTATGCTTACCCTAAACCCGGCTTCGAAGAGGACGGCATCTTACAGGCTATCCAACGTGTGGTCTCTCAGGATGTCAGCGCGCTGTATCGTCGGATGGTTGCCAGCACCGAGCCACTGCCGTATGACGAGATTCTGAAGTATATCGGCTACCGTCTGGAACGTCAGAGCACTTCCACAACGTATTTCGGTGCGACGAGCGTGGTAGACGAAATCGGGCGTGTGATAGTGCAGGCGGTGGAGTCTCAGAGCCCCGCGTTTCTGATGGGGCTGCGGGCGGGTGATATCGTGATGGAGATCGATGAGCAACCTGCGGAGCAGCGCATCGAGGATGTGGTCTCGCGCAAGAAGCTCGGTGACCCGATAAAGATAGCGGTATGGCGGAGCGGTCGACTTGTGGTGATGGAAGGCAAAATCGGTGGCGAAAGGCGTTATTCCATCCGCCTCGTGCCCGATCAGACCGTCGACGAGGCGGTGCTGCGAGTGCGCGAGGGACTATTACGAGGCACCACGCGCGTTTCCGCTCAGGCGCGATAA
- a CDS encoding UDP-N-acetylglucosamine 2-epimerase (non-hydrolyzing) yields the protein MSLRVMLVAGARPNFMKVAPIWHAAQHREDVDVVLVHTGQHYDPNMSDVFFAELGLPQPDEFLGVGSGTHAEQTARVMLAFEPVLHKHQPDVVVVVGDVNSTLACALVAVKLGIRVAHVEAGLRSEDRSMPEEINRIATDAISDYLFTSSRDADANLLREGIPASRIFFVGNVMVDTLLAHREQAIQKSAILNRLGIGEKEYAVMTLHRPSNVDSEDALHRMVEIILRTQQRIPVVFPLHPRTRTRLGERVERLAEAGVTLTEPLGYLDFLRLMCSARVVLTDSGGIQEETTVLGIPCLTLRENTERPVTLTQGTNHLVGTQPEYVVSILDRVLSGSISRHRTAPEGWDGHAAQRIMETLVRLWTRE from the coding sequence ATGAGTTTACGAGTCATGCTGGTAGCGGGCGCGCGCCCTAACTTTATGAAAGTGGCACCTATCTGGCACGCCGCTCAGCACAGAGAGGACGTGGACGTTGTGCTGGTGCATACGGGACAGCACTACGACCCCAACATGTCCGATGTCTTTTTCGCCGAGCTGGGTCTCCCCCAACCCGACGAGTTTCTGGGGGTAGGCTCGGGAACCCATGCGGAACAGACGGCAAGAGTCATGCTCGCTTTTGAACCCGTGCTGCACAAACACCAGCCGGATGTGGTGGTAGTTGTCGGTGACGTCAACTCGACGCTGGCTTGCGCACTGGTAGCTGTGAAGCTCGGTATACGGGTCGCACACGTAGAGGCGGGCTTGCGCAGTGAGGATCGCAGCATGCCCGAAGAGATCAACCGCATTGCCACCGATGCGATATCGGACTACCTCTTCACGTCGAGCCGGGATGCCGACGCCAACCTGCTGAGGGAAGGTATCCCCGCCTCACGGATATTCTTCGTGGGCAACGTCATGGTGGACACACTGCTGGCGCACCGCGAGCAGGCTATCCAGAAATCCGCGATATTGAACAGGCTGGGTATCGGCGAGAAAGAGTACGCGGTGATGACCCTGCATCGCCCTTCCAATGTGGATAGCGAAGACGCCTTGCACCGTATGGTAGAGATCATCCTCCGGACGCAGCAGCGCATCCCCGTCGTATTTCCCTTGCACCCACGCACCCGAACACGACTGGGCGAACGAGTGGAACGCCTGGCAGAGGCGGGAGTAACGCTCACCGAACCGCTTGGCTATCTCGACTTCCTGAGGCTCATGTGCTCGGCACGCGTGGTGTTAACCGACTCGGGTGGCATACAGGAGGAAACCACCGTGCTGGGTATACCCTGCCTGACCCTGCGGGAAAATACAGAACGCCCGGTCACCCTGACCCAGGGCACCAACCATCTGGTGGGCACCCAGCCAGAGTACGTTGTCTCCATACTGGACAGGGTACTTTCAGGTTCCATCAGCAGACACCGCACCGCACCGGAAGGATGGGACGGACACGCCGCCCAGCGTATTATGGAAACGCTGGTGAGGCTGTGGACACGTGAGTAA
- a CDS encoding hypothetical protein (possible pseudo, internal stop codon, frameshifted): MTVLIRVTPGIDPHTHRFIRTGQADTKFGLNIRNGYALEGRPAARLPHRICV; the protein is encoded by the coding sequence GTGACGGTACTGATTCGTGTCACGCCTGGCATCGACCCGCACACGCACCGTTTCATCCGCACGGGACAGGCGGATACCAAGTTCGGTTTGAACATCCGAAACGGCTACGCGCTGGAAGGGCGTCCAGCCGCGCGCTTGCCTCACCGCATTTGCGTGTGA
- a CDS encoding hypothetical protein (possible pseudo, internal stop codon, frameshifted), whose product MKGIHCHVGSQLLETEAQERAVKIMVDFMHTLRKQLGYVVEELNIGGGLGIRYIESHQPPTFEEYAERIVGGRD is encoded by the coding sequence GTGAAAGGCATCCATTGTCACGTTGGCTCGCAGCTGTTAGAGACGGAAGCACAGGAGCGTGCGGTCAAGATTATGGTGGACTTCATGCACACTCTGCGCAAGCAGCTGGGTTACGTGGTGGAGGAACTCAACATCGGCGGTGGACTGGGTATCCGTTACATCGAAAGCCATCAGCCCCCCACCTTCGAAGAGTACGCCGAGCGCATCGTCGGTGGGCGTGATTGA